A section of the Bacteroidetes Order II. bacterium genome encodes:
- a CDS encoding FAD-binding oxidoreductase translates to MMRNNEQERLAAFIMACATLPKGILFADALTCTLYASDASMYQIQPLAVLVPQTSEQVQLAVRAAIQTGIPIIGRGSGTSLAGQAIGRGLVIDFTKHLNRILHFNAEKRQITVEPGLILDDLNRFLAPHGLLFGPDPASASRATLGGMTATNATGTHSIAYGSMVDHIVAATLILHDGSLASLQTCSSEQLQVKQKQEDATGKLYQKIHQILQEKEAIIRRDTPRHWRRQGGYRIERLLEEPFNLAKLLCGSEGTLGILTNITLSLVEKPHFTAMAIAHFDDRMAALRATPALLTTDPYAIELLDHHALDRCREVPDYAPRLTFVEGNPVALLMTEVIGETLEICIKRLTEAVNICQRQTGCIAVTVAQSAAELSNVREVRKAGLGLVMGTRGDLKPLPFIEDAAVPVEYLADYVTELEAALAETQTQATIYGHASAGCLHIRPYVNPQTELGLARMKHLAMASAELAKKYGGVISSEHGDGLVRGWLAESFFGPDLYGVYREIKQAFDPQNLFNPGKKTDSPPFTENLRAIPVKKNTYESLDFSEVRGLEAATELCNGAGVCRKLQAGTMCPPFRATHDEMHSTRGRANVLRAALAGSLALDGPEMKAAMALCISCKACKAECPSSVDMAKLKLAWQTVYFRAHKAPLRDRMMAALPRILPLLSGKMAPIANGVSQIAFFRKGLRALAKIDNSLPLPTFSKQPFGARNLPPLPDSPDLVLFVDTFNTYLTPDVTRDALWLLEQMDVRPLVVTRQCCGRTYISKGLIQPVLKSGKRLLDQLAPYAEKNIPLVGLEPSCILTLKDEYPAFFPTHPAIKSIARYTMTFDFFLAQPHILNKLKSLKWPTKMPAISIHSHCHQKAIEGTSAIKQVLNAIPNLTGNLPETGCCGMAGSFGYEAEHTEYSLKMAEDSLLPAIRNNLEAQWVACGSSCQHQIHRTMGKTARHTAQVLTHLLRKS, encoded by the coding sequence ATGATGCGAAACAATGAGCAAGAGCGCTTGGCGGCCTTTATAATGGCTTGTGCCACATTGCCAAAGGGCATTTTGTTTGCGGATGCACTCACCTGCACACTCTATGCCTCGGATGCAAGCATGTACCAAATTCAGCCATTGGCGGTTTTGGTTCCACAAACATCAGAACAAGTTCAGTTAGCCGTTCGAGCCGCAATTCAGACAGGCATACCAATCATTGGTCGGGGGAGTGGAACTTCGCTGGCTGGCCAAGCCATAGGACGAGGGCTGGTCATAGATTTCACCAAACACCTAAACCGTATCCTGCATTTTAATGCCGAAAAACGCCAGATTACCGTGGAACCGGGCTTGATCTTGGACGACTTAAATCGTTTTTTGGCACCACATGGCCTGTTATTCGGGCCAGATCCGGCTTCTGCCAGTCGGGCTACATTGGGTGGGATGACGGCAACGAATGCCACAGGTACGCACTCTATTGCATATGGTTCGATGGTGGATCATATCGTAGCGGCAACGTTGATTTTACACGATGGTAGCCTTGCTTCCCTTCAAACCTGTTCATCTGAACAGCTTCAAGTAAAACAAAAACAAGAAGATGCAACGGGTAAACTATACCAGAAAATACACCAGATTTTGCAGGAGAAGGAGGCCATTATCCGACGCGATACCCCAAGACATTGGCGGCGACAAGGTGGTTATCGGATAGAACGCCTCTTGGAAGAGCCTTTCAATCTGGCGAAATTACTATGTGGTTCAGAAGGAACCTTGGGTATTCTCACCAACATCACCCTTTCCTTGGTAGAAAAGCCACACTTCACGGCTATGGCCATTGCCCACTTTGACGACCGGATGGCAGCCCTCCGAGCTACGCCCGCCTTGCTCACAACCGATCCTTATGCCATTGAACTGCTGGATCATCACGCCTTAGACCGCTGCCGCGAAGTGCCCGATTATGCCCCGCGCCTTACGTTTGTGGAAGGAAATCCCGTTGCTTTGCTCATGACGGAAGTGATCGGTGAAACACTTGAAATCTGTATTAAAAGATTAACCGAAGCAGTTAATATCTGTCAAAGACAAACAGGATGTATAGCGGTCACAGTTGCCCAAAGTGCGGCTGAATTATCGAATGTCCGCGAAGTACGCAAAGCAGGATTGGGCTTGGTAATGGGCACAAGAGGCGATTTAAAGCCGTTGCCTTTTATCGAAGATGCAGCGGTTCCTGTGGAATATTTGGCCGATTACGTAACGGAACTCGAAGCGGCTTTAGCAGAGACCCAAACCCAAGCCACCATTTACGGACATGCTTCAGCAGGATGTTTGCACATCCGGCCGTACGTGAATCCGCAGACCGAATTGGGCTTGGCGCGTATGAAACACCTTGCGATGGCCTCTGCGGAACTCGCCAAGAAATATGGCGGTGTAATTTCCTCCGAGCATGGTGACGGATTGGTGCGTGGCTGGCTTGCAGAGTCGTTTTTTGGCCCCGATTTATATGGGGTTTATCGGGAAATTAAACAGGCATTTGACCCCCAGAACTTGTTCAATCCGGGTAAAAAAACCGACTCCCCTCCTTTTACGGAAAATTTAAGAGCGATTCCCGTCAAAAAAAACACCTATGAATCCTTAGATTTTTCGGAAGTCCGGGGCTTGGAGGCCGCTACCGAACTGTGTAATGGTGCTGGCGTCTGTCGAAAATTACAAGCAGGAACCATGTGTCCGCCCTTTCGCGCCACCCACGACGAGATGCATAGCACACGAGGACGGGCCAATGTGTTACGGGCTGCCCTTGCGGGTTCGCTGGCCTTGGATGGACCCGAAATGAAGGCAGCTATGGCGTTGTGCATCTCTTGTAAGGCATGCAAAGCCGAGTGCCCTTCTTCGGTGGACATGGCCAAGCTCAAATTGGCGTGGCAAACGGTTTATTTTCGTGCCCATAAAGCCCCGCTTCGGGATCGGATGATGGCTGCATTGCCGCGTATTTTACCGCTTCTAAGTGGCAAAATGGCACCAATTGCCAATGGCGTAAGCCAGATAGCGTTTTTTCGGAAAGGATTACGGGCCTTAGCCAAGATTGATAACAGCCTGCCACTCCCCACGTTTTCTAAACAGCCTTTTGGTGCAAGAAACCTCCCACCATTACCCGACTCGCCGGATTTGGTGCTTTTTGTGGATACGTTTAACACATACTTGACTCCAGATGTGACGCGGGATGCACTTTGGCTACTTGAACAGATGGACGTTCGCCCTTTGGTTGTTACCCGTCAATGCTGTGGGCGGACGTATATATCAAAGGGATTAATACAGCCTGTGCTAAAATCTGGCAAACGACTATTAGACCAATTGGCCCCGTATGCGGAAAAAAACATTCCGCTCGTAGGCTTAGAACCCAGTTGCATACTCACCCTAAAGGACGAATATCCTGCATTTTTCCCGACGCACCCCGCAATAAAATCTATTGCCCGATACACCATGACCTTTGATTTTTTCTTGGCACAACCCCATATTTTGAATAAACTTAAAAGCCTTAAATGGCCAACTAAAATGCCTGCTATTTCCATTCATAGCCATTGCCACCAAAAAGCCATAGAAGGTACTTCGGCCATCAAACAGGTGCTGAATGCCATCCCCAATCTTACGGGCAACCTTCCCGAAACGGGCTGTTGTGGCATGGCCGGATCCTTCGGCTACGAGGCCGAACACACGGAATACTCCCTAAAAATGGCCGAGGACTCGCTCCTTCCTGCCATACGCAATAACCTCGAAGCACAGTGGGTGGCTTGTGGCAGCTCCTGCCAACACCAAATCCATCGAACGATGGGCAAAACAGCACGTCATACGGCACAAGTTCTAACCCATTTATTACGGAAGAGTTAG
- a CDS encoding T9SS type A sorting domain-containing protein, with translation MKNLLQFFFAAWSLVSISFAQVRTLEGQLVEFITAYADAQPRKGSEGFLLPTPSEKSAWQRMMKAFLGMNWEEADNQRITHFPFLERILFLETGRPDRVFMILLEQSPIRRGWGVYVRNLSYSAMPWTIEIPHPKFDTLTETQGASLFMQINGYFLMMAGANRCANAAYSGCSGTTTACLGTSAPYPVSDVAHTVESPFHWTHEALHDPLLVPHNMGFINLHGHSSEACEDVFLSSTVSNVADGLIRALHTALIHPDWTVGFAGDGITTCSLTGTTNVQGRFTNESPNPCTKAATKSNGRFIHIEQSLRVRQSAPLTNRIGEALQKLVVPLEKETLPKPNTGFNLAPNPVQNKVFLHLQTNQVSEGQIRVYDLMGHNIYQANVLMGEGSLLPVLDVRQWPNGRYIVEVSGQKFVFRTMMMVVH, from the coding sequence ATGAAAAACCTACTCCAATTCTTCTTCGCCGCATGGTCGTTGGTATCTATATCCTTTGCGCAAGTACGGACATTGGAAGGACAATTGGTGGAATTTATCACTGCTTATGCCGATGCCCAACCCCGGAAAGGAAGTGAGGGCTTTCTCCTCCCCACACCATCCGAAAAATCTGCATGGCAACGGATGATGAAGGCCTTTCTTGGTATGAATTGGGAAGAAGCGGACAACCAACGGATCACGCATTTTCCATTTTTAGAACGGATTTTATTCTTGGAAACAGGGAGGCCAGACCGGGTGTTTATGATTTTGTTGGAACAAAGCCCAATACGGCGTGGCTGGGGCGTGTATGTTCGGAATCTCTCTTACAGCGCTATGCCTTGGACGATTGAGATACCCCATCCCAAATTTGATACATTGACCGAAACACAAGGGGCCTCTTTGTTTATGCAGATAAACGGCTATTTTTTGATGATGGCTGGGGCTAATCGGTGCGCAAACGCAGCTTATTCGGGTTGTAGCGGAACCACAACGGCTTGCTTAGGTACGTCTGCTCCTTATCCCGTAAGTGATGTCGCGCATACAGTAGAGTCCCCCTTTCACTGGACACACGAGGCCTTGCATGATCCCCTTTTAGTGCCCCATAATATGGGATTTATCAACCTTCATGGTCACTCAAGTGAGGCATGTGAAGATGTTTTTTTGAGTAGTACGGTTTCAAATGTTGCCGACGGCTTGATCAGGGCCTTGCACACAGCGCTAATACACCCCGACTGGACAGTTGGGTTTGCTGGCGATGGAATAACAACCTGCTCCCTTACGGGCACCACCAATGTTCAAGGACGATTTACCAATGAAAGCCCGAACCCCTGCACAAAAGCCGCCACCAAAAGTAATGGCCGCTTCATCCATATCGAGCAAAGTTTACGTGTCCGGCAATCGGCACCATTGACCAACCGCATAGGAGAAGCCCTACAAAAACTGGTTGTACCCCTCGAAAAAGAAACGCTCCCCAAACCCAACACTGGCTTCAACCTTGCTCCAAACCCCGTACAAAACAAGGTCTTTCTCCATCTACAAACGAATCAGGTATCAGAAGGGCAAATACGGGTTTATGACCTCATGGGACACAATATCTACCAAGCGAATGTTTTAATGGGCGAAGGATCGCTGCTACCTGTACTGGATGTGCGACAATGGCCGAATGGTAGGTATATAGTGGAAGTTTCCGGGCAAAAATTCGTATTTCGAACGATGATGATGGTTGTACACTAA
- a CDS encoding GWxTD domain-containing protein — MNPVLLVISQLFGRRMGFFYGLVWLWMASGCQTIHIAQQTEAIYSAIEQEDWQTAHQLLKRVERGENTSPDIWLARAIYERTKPPKPDWFRASRAVLQGLEKAPHHLGLRRERLQQLRSGDPFFGAGFSNNFALTEAADVVLRLAPAELFALESRAIGLWRQFRDVGHTLFPTQQVEEQAHLTRMALEKAFQAGSRQQELTLALAHFYAQRAQKTPFLHQLFAVLMDQKQAQTAYAVRLIVAVRQGQFEQADTLMQQFEAIAPPVVYTALHELDPLLNAEEKAAFQADRTGFTQRFWQERDPRNLTEFSERKIEHTMRVAYADLFGWLGTEKGDVLIRYGFPLTTRRMEEPDKEGWDIGRTAGFERWQYEAFSFGFLALVRQMQNLTTLSEDHRPSKGEQEVLREQTQAGGQFMMPSDLRYFRTPSGETEAIFSLGLPIIQAGKPSPSLKSGLFWRQNNQVVFSTSLPIPADTTFNPLIRLNQQTIFVVADTFQPPKGRFTVQAEVLQQGVFGQSSDKTEVPHFKPNKFGLSDILLAYQLQEVEVGRLLVHRGGYAFQPAPLPIFRKALPVYFYLEAYDLPQNETGERPYTVEALLIPKKRMDTKEDLLGLLQTAFSKQQSGSSVQFSGVASHSSEAIGLGIETQKLPNGPYLLTVRVRANGQERIQSCNLTLE, encoded by the coding sequence ATGAATCCCGTCTTATTGGTCATATCGCAACTATTTGGCCGTAGGATGGGATTTTTTTATGGGCTTGTTTGGTTATGGATGGCAAGTGGTTGCCAAACAATACACATCGCTCAGCAAACAGAAGCCATTTACTCGGCCATAGAACAAGAAGATTGGCAGACGGCACATCAACTATTGAAACGGGTCGAGCGTGGAGAAAATACTTCGCCGGACATTTGGTTGGCACGGGCAATTTATGAACGCACCAAACCACCCAAGCCGGACTGGTTTCGGGCAAGTCGTGCGGTCTTGCAAGGCTTGGAAAAAGCGCCGCATCACTTGGGTTTACGAAGGGAACGGTTGCAGCAGCTACGATCCGGCGATCCATTTTTTGGAGCTGGTTTTTCCAATAATTTTGCGCTCACCGAGGCCGCCGATGTGGTTTTACGGCTGGCACCAGCGGAACTTTTTGCCCTCGAAAGCCGCGCCATTGGACTTTGGCGACAATTTCGCGATGTCGGACACACGCTGTTCCCGACACAACAGGTAGAAGAACAGGCCCATCTAACCCGTATGGCCCTCGAAAAGGCTTTTCAGGCTGGATCCCGACAGCAAGAACTAACGCTTGCTTTGGCCCATTTTTACGCCCAACGTGCGCAAAAAACCCCGTTCTTACACCAATTGTTTGCTGTATTAATGGACCAAAAACAAGCCCAAACCGCATATGCCGTCCGGCTGATTGTGGCCGTACGACAAGGCCAATTTGAGCAGGCCGATACATTGATGCAGCAGTTTGAAGCCATTGCCCCGCCAGTTGTTTACACCGCACTACATGAATTAGACCCCTTATTGAATGCGGAAGAAAAAGCCGCCTTTCAGGCAGATCGCACAGGCTTTACCCAACGGTTTTGGCAGGAAAGAGACCCACGAAACCTGACGGAATTCTCTGAGAGGAAGATCGAACACACGATGCGGGTGGCTTATGCCGACCTCTTTGGATGGCTCGGTACGGAAAAAGGCGATGTGCTAATTCGGTACGGCTTTCCGCTCACCACACGTCGGATGGAAGAGCCGGATAAAGAAGGTTGGGACATTGGCCGAACAGCTGGCTTTGAAAGGTGGCAATATGAGGCGTTTTCGTTTGGCTTTTTGGCACTCGTCCGGCAGATGCAAAACCTCACAACCCTTTCCGAAGACCATCGCCCATCAAAAGGAGAACAGGAAGTGCTACGCGAGCAAACGCAGGCTGGTGGTCAGTTTATGATGCCAAGCGACCTCCGGTATTTCCGAACTCCATCCGGAGAAACAGAAGCCATCTTCAGTTTGGGCCTGCCCATCATACAGGCAGGGAAACCTTCTCCCTCCTTAAAGTCGGGCCTTTTCTGGCGACAAAACAACCAAGTGGTCTTTTCCACTAGCTTGCCCATTCCAGCAGACACCACCTTCAACCCATTGATTCGTCTTAATCAGCAAACCATTTTTGTGGTTGCAGACACCTTTCAGCCACCTAAAGGCCGTTTTACGGTGCAAGCCGAGGTCCTACAACAGGGTGTATTTGGGCAGTCTTCCGACAAAACCGAAGTACCTCATTTTAAACCGAATAAATTTGGCCTGAGCGATATCCTTTTGGCTTATCAACTTCAGGAAGTTGAGGTGGGTCGTTTATTGGTACATCGGGGTGGGTATGCATTTCAACCCGCGCCCCTTCCTATTTTCCGAAAAGCCTTGCCCGTTTATTTCTATCTTGAAGCATATGATTTACCCCAAAACGAAACGGGTGAACGTCCTTACACCGTTGAAGCCCTATTGATTCCTAAAAAACGGATGGATACCAAGGAAGACCTTTTGGGCCTTCTCCAAACAGCTTTCTCCAAACAGCAATCGGGCAGTTCTGTACAGTTTTCTGGGGTGGCTTCTCATTCCAGCGAGGCCATTGGCTTGGGTATAGAGACCCAAAAACTACCAAACGGACCGTATCTTCTGACCGTTCGGGTGCGTGCCAACGGACAAGAACGCATCCAATCCTGCAACTTGACTTTAGAATGA